cagcctgctctcatgtgtctcagtctcggctataactacaaagtgtttcactttacaaattccctttcttatgaagaagactgtcgaataaacactaaaaaccctgaaaacctggtacctgaataaactcagcattagccatatcatacgccataggcgcttcgattactggggccagctttaatagtaattagatattatctcgcgggccaaagataattccaccgcaggccaGATTTGGcacgcgggccttgagtttgacatatatgggttAGAGTGAGATAATAATTAAAGTGGTGGGAAACAGGAAGCTGGGGGTTGTTGTTGTTATGGTCTGAATGCTGGTTCTCCGCAGAGCTGTTGCTTAATCCCTACTTCATTATTCCAGTATAGAATAGACATTGTTACTAATGTTGAATGTAGTACACTACATTGGAAAGAGAACAAATGACTTATTACTTCCTGTGGAAGTACTGTTTGGGTTCTTGGATGGTGGGAGAGGAAGAAGTGAAAAGATTTATGGTAAACTAGATTTGGTCAGGGCCAAAACAAGATGCCACTAGAGAGTAACATAGGAACTTCTGTTTTGCTTTATAAACAAgaaagattttgcagatgctggaaattcagaacaacgcgcacaaaatgctggagaaactcagcagttcaggcagcgaCTATAGAGagcaataaacagtcgatgtttattcatttcagtggatgcttcctgacctgctgaggtcctccagcattttgtgtgtgttgctcctattTCACTTTATCTTTTTTAACACATTTAAAATTAGTTCTCCTCTGCTACCCAACCCAACTCTACTGATGTTTATCTGAGAGCGTTATGTGTAAACTGCTGTCAAAccgcattttctctttttatttttttctgaagTGTCTATGGAATGACCTCGAGGGACTTTATTTATGAAGGAATGCAGTGCTCTAATGTAACAATAATGTTATTTTGATTGGATTTGTGACCTGAAATTCAGTCCCAAGTACTGGCCTCTGCTGCATGTACTGTATTAGGTGAATTATTAGTACAAAGGGCATTTTGCCGACTAGCATGGGTCCACATTATTATGCTGCTTTTAAGATATCAAAAATATATTCATTTTGGCTTTAACTGGACAACTAAATTATTGTACTGGTGTTTGTGTCTCTCTGGTTTCCATTTTGTCATATAGTTATAAAATATCCCATGTACTTTGCTAATTTAGCAAAAGCTGATATCAGCAAGGCATGTGGCAGGTGCGTGGTCTAAATAGTCTCAGGAATTTTCTATAAAAGGAGTGTCCAGCTCGCTTTGCTAGTCATTAACTGACTACTTTGCTTACACAAGTCTACAACCACCAAACCTACTGTTGACTATTAGTTCTAGGGAAATGTACatattattgaaaggcctagatagagtggggaTGGAGAAtatatttcctacagtgggggagtctaggaccagaggacacagcctcagaatagaaggatgcccctttaaaacagagatgagatgaaatttctttagccagaatttCTGATGaatctgaaattcattgccagacagctgtggagggtatttttaaagtggaggttgataggttcttgatttgtaagtgTGTCAAAAGTTATGAGAAGAAGGCAAGTAAATGGATTTGAGGGGGGAAATAAaccagtcatgattgaatggtgaaggagaTTAGATAGGCCATATAGCCTAAatctgcttctatgttttatggtctacgTTGCATCCACAGGCAATTTTCTGTGGTCTGATATCAAGAAAATCaaaattttgaacaattttatttttttatgtaTTTAAATCATTTGGGCTTTCAGCTTTAAAATCAGTAAATGATACGATTTAAAATAGTTTGTGAATAAGCCTGGGAATATGCTGCCGAATCAGTGCCAGACAGTTTACCGAACCCATTCATTTGAAAGGGCGGAACAGCCAGGAAGGGCATGAAGTCATTTCCATTTTTAGAATTACTTGAGTTTGTTTAATATTTTTAATTGTTTAAGGTGTCTTAACCAAATTAgtgttttaaatattttaattgtttCTGTCCCtaaaatggaatgagctgctgattTTTAATTGAGGAATCTAAAGGATGCTAGTGATTTATTGCAATGTTGTTTTACCTTTCTGTTGCTTACATTTGTTCAGACAAATCGAGTTCTCTCTTTTGCACATATTTTAGATCGGCAAGAGTGCAATGAGAGAGCTGCCAACTACATGTCGGTCTCACGTCAAGGTGCAACATTTgtttgaagatgctggaaacaagCGAAGCAATGCAGCTGTGCACCATTCTGAGTCCCGTACTTGTCGAACAGTGCTACCATCCCTTAAAGATAAGTGCCTGGATAGTTCAGCCGTGTCGAAATCTGATGCTGTTTTGCTAAAGTCAAAAAATGCTATGTCACCAACCCAAGCCATGAAACTGCACATGCATAAACTGACTTCCTTTGAGCATCAAGAAATTTTCAACTATCCTGAGATTTACTTTATGGGTTTAAATGCAAAAAAACGGCAAGGTGTTATAGGTGGTTCAAACAACTGTGGCTATGATGATGATCATGCAGCTTACATCCTTCTTCCTCATGATCATATAGCATATCGATACGAAATACTTAAAGTGATTGGCAAGGGAAGCTTTGGGCAGGTGGCAAAGGTATACGACCATAAAACACGGCAGCACCTTGCTTTGAAGGTAGTCCGAAATGAGAAGCGGTTCCATCGGCAAGCAACAGAGGAGATCCGAATCTTAGAACACTTGAGAAAGCAAGACAAGAACTTGCAGATGAACATTATCCATATGTTGGAGAATTTCACCTTCCGCAGCCACACCTGCATGACCTTTGAACTGCTAAGCATGAACTTGTATGAGTTGATTAAACGAAACAAGTTTCAGGGATTCAGTCTTCAGTTGGTACGAAAGTTTGCCCATTCCATCCTCCAGTGCCTGGAAGCCTTGCACAGAAATCGGATCATTCATTGTGATTTGAAGCCAGAGAACATTTTACTAAAACAAGCAGGCCGTAGTGGCATCAAAGTGATTGATTTTGGGTCCAGCTGCTATGAGCACCAGCGTGTCTTCACATATATCCAGTCACGGTTTTATAGAGCTCCTGAGGTCATCCTGGGCACACGTTATGGGATGCCCATTGACATGTGGAGTTTCGGTTGCATCCTTGCTGAACTACTGACTGGATACCCTCTCTTTCCAGGAGAAGATGAAGGTGATCAGTTGGCTTGTATCATAGAGCTTCTGGGGCTACCACCCCAGAGAATGTTGGATCAATGCAAACGAGCCAAGAACTTCTTCAACTCCAAGAATCAACCTCGCTATTGCACTACCACCACACTTCCAGACAACACCGTGGTTCTGAACGGTGGTCGTTCTAGAAGAGGTAAGGTGCGAGGTCCACCGGGTAGCAAGTCCTGGGTGGTCGCCTTGAAGGGGTGTGAGGATGCCCAGTTCATCAGCTTCCTAAAGAAATGCTTGGAGTGGGAGCCATCATGTCGCTTAACTCCTTCCCAGGCTTTGAGGctaccatggctaacaagacGTTTACCCAAAGCATCTACTACGGAAAAACCAACTCCAGTGAAATGTACACCAGATAGTTCCTTGCCTGGAATTATTTCCAAGTTGCCCTCAACCATTGGCCACTCTGGCAAACTAAGGACCAATTTGGTGCAAGTTGCTGATTCAAATGGAAATAGTATACCTCTACGTACCGTGCTTCCAAAATTAGTTAGCTAATGCTCTGGTGTGCTGCCAATTAAACCCAAGAACGTGTCAATTGTAAAAGTTTCTTTATACAGGTCTTTTTCCTGGCAAAATATTTAGCAGATATTCATTATGTATTTCATCCTAGAAAAAGTCTTTTCCAAGTTGCATTAAAGTGCATAAAATTATTCTTTATCCATTTGACCCTCATGAGACTATTGTAGTTTTTAATATTAAAATATGAAACCCCTACTACATTGGGAGCAATATGAAATAACTTTTTCCTGAAATCTCACAGGTTTGTCAATAATATACAATAGTAAAGTCAAGTCTTGTTCTTTATCAGGCTCCGCTCGAGACTACTACCGACTGTGCCCTAAAGATTTTAGAAGTTAGGATTTTAAAAGAACTATTGCCCTTTATGCAGTACAATTTTGTTTGACAATGTAAGAGTGAGAAATCACATCCACTCTCCTGTTCTTGTACCTCATTATGATTGGTCAAAGTGTTAGGCTTGATGTGTTGCTGCCAACACCATGTTCATTCACTAGTAATTGGACTTTTAACAGTCAAGGTGCAGGTAATACCGATTTCCTGAGTACGCTGTTGTATGCAGTTCAATGTATCAGAAAGATGATCATATAACTTACACAATTCACTTGACAATTGGTACCAgaattcatttcattttcactcttgacTGGTGAAATCTTAGGGTATCAGCCATTGCCTTACTATAACATAAGGCTTTAGCCCGCTGAGCAAATCCAGTGGCTATGTGATGACAAACCTTTTAAAATAAATCAGGACTTCAAATTGCTTTAGCTGAGCGTATACTCCAGACTGATAAACACATTCATCTGATTTCTTTGGCAAGAATATTCCAATTTTGCTTATTTGTTGCACGTCCTGTGGCTCATCCGGCTTGTCCCTTTGATATTTGTTGAAAAATATATTTTGAATGAAGTTTAGACAATTGGGCAATTTTAGATTGAGTTGGACCAGTCAggttctaatttttttttctgtgaaGAAAATTGTTTTTTAATGTGCCTCTACAATGCAGAGGGGTTTATTGTGTAAACTTTTTTTAATATCTAGATACATTTTAAACCTATGGAAATTTGGTCCATGAAGATTAATTGCAACTGCTAAGTAAGCAAGCCAGAACAACAATAGTGTACAGTAGAAGCTCACATTGTACTAATGGATTTGGGCTGGCATTGAAGCTTGGCTGGCATTAATTGCTCGCCTGACCTTGTAAAATTAATGGTAAACAGCAAATTAGAATCCGTATAGTTACAAGAAAACAATAACATAACAAAGGTGCAGTTTAGACAAAGCGCAAACTTTTTGACCTTTGATAAATGTTACCCCACAACTTGAGCCTTATTTAAAAAGCTTTAAAACATCTTTTGGGGAGGTAAATTCGATAACCCATCCTCTAACTGGCTGTTAGTGGTTGTAAAATTCAGACTTTGTCAGGCCAGCAAAACGCCTGCCTACTGTGCAGATGTTCTCTGAGATGAGTCTAATCCAGAAATCAAATTTAATCTTGACAACTTTCAAATTCCAGTTTAAATAGTCCAACTTGTTTTCCCTAACTCCCTCATTCTACCATTAAATGAATTTTAGATATTGTTGCTAAACAATTTATatacttttcactgtattttttgaaGACCTGTTCTTGATCCACATAGTCTTGCTTGAACACAGCAAAGGAAGATTTGGGTATTTTCCTCCTTTATTATCGTGTACTTCTATGGTTGAAATAATTCATCAGTACTGATGACTTGTATGTTGAATTGAAGATCCAGACTGCTAATTTTTAATAAATTGAGGAAAGAACTTGGAAATTATTCTTCCTCCTTTATGAACTTAAGTCAAATCTAACAGTTAACCAATTTGAATGGATCTTTTGGATTAGTTTTAGGAAATATGATATTTGTTCATTGAAATACTTTTTGTGTAAATTTGAAATACCATCTTTGGTCAAGAGAGTAGACTGACAATTTACAAAGTGCTATGCTGGAAGAGGTTATTGTGATGTGGACAGTTCTTGCTGCTATTCCTAGGCCTTGATTAATGACACTGGCCCACCTCTGATTAACCGAACCAGAATCCTTGGTGAAAGGGTGTTAATCCTGCTGCCTCTTCGTGTTAATGGTGTTCTCCATAATTAAAACTGGTATAATATAAAACAATTGTTGTACAGGACAGACAAGATAGAAATTACTCTGCATTACAAAATTTAATGTAACTTGTTATCTGAACATCGTAAATCTCGAACTGCCAAAATTGTCAATGAAGCAGTGCGTATTCCGAAGTAAATGTgaacttgttttattttcaccCTAAAGTGCTGCTCTAAATGCAAAATAATCATATTGTTTACACCCCGCAATCTGGTTCTTGTagaaacgcaagagattctgcaaatgctggaaatctagagcaacacacaaaatgcaggagaaactcagcaggtcaggcggcatccatggaggggaataaacagctgccATTTTTGGCCAAGTCATTCTGAtatagggtcttggcctgaagcgtcaactgtttattcccctccgtagatgctgcctgactgactgagcttttccagcatcttgtgtgttgctgtTCACAGCTCAGTTGTACtatctcctgaatgatctggcaTTTTTGCAATCTCTAATTGCAGCAAGTAAAGCAATCACATCAATTACTTTACCATTTGGAATGTATAGAGTTTCAACATCACACAGTTGTTATGCCACAGAAAGACGTGACTAGTCTAGAAAATGtatagaaaagattcacaagggtgttgcctggattgtaagTCCTGAGTTACAAAGGGAGGTTGGATAGGCTGTGTCTGTTTTCCCTGAAGCAAAGGAGACATTGATAGAGATGTGAAAAGGCatagattatgaaaggcatagataaaaGGCAACAGCCAGAACCTGCCCATGCTGGGAGATCTAAAAGCAGAGGGCACCATTTTAAGATGAGAGTGTGGTGAGATGAGAGATGAAGGGTAAATGGGGAGTTGGTATCtgaagtgagctgccagaggtcaTGGTGGAGGTAGCTGTAGTAACAACATATAAAAGGCAGCTGGAGATGTACTTGGAACTATCAAGGTTTAGACTTAGAGGTTCCTGACCTTTTTTATACTGTTAAGCAGGGGGTccatgggccccaggttgggaatctgtGGTATAGAGGGATGTGGAGTTAATGCGGGCAAGTGAAATTAGTTGGCATGATGTTCGGAATGGATATGGGCCAAAGGCTCTGTACGGCTTTGAATCTGGCCCAACAAAGATAGAACAGCAGGGATTGGTACTGGGTTCTATATTGTTCATTGTGAATGTTTTTTTATTTGGAAGGGAATGTAAATAGGCTAGTttgtaagtctgcagatgacagcaAAGTTGACGACATGGTGGACAGTGAAGATGATTCACAGCAGGTTGTAGATGATCAGAAAAGTGAGTGAgcaaatggcaggtggaatttaattttGGCAAGTGTGCTATGATGCACTTTAGGAAGTACAAGGGTCTTTATCTGTGGCTTAAACTCTGAATCTGAATTGGAGCCTGGTGATTTACGACCTAAGAATTAGACAGGCCCCATGCAATACCGTATTGTAAATTAATTTGAAGTTGATAATGTTGCGAATCCTTAGCCTCAAGGTTTGAAGCACATCTGTGTTATAGGAATGGTTTGTGTATGATTTGGGAAGTGGGTGGAATAGAAGTCATTACAACTGGCCCATTTGTTTTTCTTAGACTGTGACAAGTGAAGTTGTGTATTTGGTGTAGGCTTTTAATGTTTTTACCTTATTGATAGTTAATTCATAAAACAATATTGAAGATGTCTTCTTCACATGCCCAGCCCATTGGTAGAGTCAGTCAGTAGAGTTCTGCAATGAGTTCACCACCCATCACAGTGAAGGTGACAATTGCCCCCTGATGCTAAGCATCTAGTTGAACAGCAAAACTACAGCGTTTTGCCAAAATCCCTATTCagaagttgaaaattttcagCCAGATCAATAATCATTCTTCTGCTTTAATAAGTGatataaattaatttaatttcagGATGTAAATCTTTCAACAAGAGCTCTGGCCAGAAAGATTACCAGCAACAATGGTgaaattatcattcagatcaatgCTTCAAAAGTAATTAAACTGGCAAGGAAGCAGCTGGAGTTTGTTCTGTTCTGTAACAACACTGGACAATCCGGGGAAATAAAAACCAATTGGACACTTCCAAAGCTTTTATACCTACAATCAGTGTGCTGCACTTTAACACTATAATAGCTAGGCTTCCTGTTCCTCTTGTTTTTATGGGCAGGTTGATGGATTCTGACATTGCTAGAATGTTCCCAGCTGTTGGGACCAGAAAATGCTGCCATCCATTTCTGGGAAATATGCCAGAATCTATCATGAACTGTTCTGGGAAGGTTAGTAAGATATGGAAACAGTTACATATCTCTGACATAAACACGAGAGATTGTGTAgatactagaaatccagagcaacacatgcaaaatgctggaggagcagcgtttcagcagttcaggcaacatctgcatcaggactcggcctgaaacatagatactgcctgaccagctgaattcctccagcattttgtatgtgttaatcTACATATCTCCAATTCCTTAA
The genomic region above belongs to Hemitrygon akajei chromosome 27, sHemAka1.3, whole genome shotgun sequence and contains:
- the LOC140717360 gene encoding dual specificity tyrosine-phosphorylation-regulated kinase 2-like isoform X4 yields the protein MGVDGGCRAGDGRRLEAVERSPATMLSRKAAGPAQFGDDLYGSSLHVDQAEIQTSSIEKESPVGLPSLSSLTIGKSAMRELPTTCRSHVKVQHLFEDAGNKRSNAAVHHSESRTCRTVLPSLKDKCLDSSAVSKSDAVLLKSKNAMSPTQAMKLHMHKLTSFEHQEIFNYPEIYFMGLNAKKRQGVIGGSNNCGYDDDHAAYILLPHDHIAYRYEILKVIGKGSFGQVAKVYDHKTRQHLALKVVRNEKRFHRQATEEIRILEHLRKQDKNLQMNIIHMLENFTFRSHTCMTFELLSMNLYELIKRNKFQGFSLQLVRKFAHSILQCLEALHRNRIIHCDLKPENILLKQAGRSGIKVIDFGSSCYEHQRVFTYIQSRFYRAPEVILGTRYGMPIDMWSFGCILAELLTGYPLFPGEDEGDQLACIIELLGLPPQRMLDQCKRAKNFFNSKNQPRYCTTTTLPDNTVVLNGGRSRRGHTDA
- the LOC140717360 gene encoding dual specificity tyrosine-phosphorylation-regulated kinase 2-like isoform X1, encoding MGVDGGCRAGDGRRLEAVERSPATMLSRKAAGPAQFGDDLYGSSLHVDQAEIQTSSIEKESPVGLPSLSSLTIGKSAMRELPTTCRSHVKVQHLFEDAGNKRSNAAVHHSESRTCRTVLPSLKDKCLDSSAVSKSDAVLLKSKNAMSPTQAMKLHMHKLTSFEHQEIFNYPEIYFMGLNAKKRQGVIGGSNNCGYDDDHAAYILLPHDHIAYRYEILKVIGKGSFGQVAKVYDHKTRQHLALKVVRNEKRFHRQATEEIRILEHLRKQDKNLQMNIIHMLENFTFRSHTCMTFELLSMNLYELIKRNKFQGFSLQLVRKFAHSILQCLEALHRNRIIHCDLKPENILLKQAGRSGIKVIDFGSSCYEHQRVFTYIQSRFYRAPEVILGTRYGMPIDMWSFGCILAELLTGYPLFPGEDEGDQLACIIELLGLPPQRMLDQCKRAKNFFNSKNQPRYCTTTTLPDNTVVLNGGRSRRGKVRGPPGSKSWVVALKGCEDAQFISFLKKCLEWEPSCRLTPSQALRLPWLTRRLPKASTTEKPTPVKCTPDSSLPGIISKLPSTIGHSGKLRTNLVQVADSNGNSIPLRTVLPKLVS
- the LOC140717360 gene encoding dual specificity tyrosine-phosphorylation-regulated kinase 2-like isoform X3 gives rise to the protein MGVDGGCRAGDGRRLEAVERSPATMLSRKAAGPAQFGDDLYGSSLHVDQAEIQTSSIEKESPVGLPSLSSLTIGKSAMRELPTTCRSHVKVQHLFEDAGNKRSNAAVHHSESRTCRTVLPSLKDKCLDSSAVSKSDAVLLKSKNAMSPTQAMKLHMHKLTSFEHQEIFNYPEIYFMGLNAKKRQGVIGGSNNCGYDDDHAAYILLPHDHIAYRYEILKVIGKGSFGQVAKVYDHKTRQHLALKVVRNEKRFHRQATEEIRILEHLRKQDKNLQMNIIHMLENFTFRSHTCMTFELLSMNLYELIKRNKFQGFSLQLVRKFAHSILQCLEALHRNRIIHCDLKPENILLKQAGRSGIKVIDFGSSCYEHQRVFTYIQSRFYRAPEVILGTRYGMPIDMWSFGCILAELLTGYPLFPGEDEGDQLACIIELLGLPPQRMLDQCKRAKNFFNSKNQPRYCTTTTLPDNTVVLNGGRSRRGIYMKIKKYNRICEKLYINKDQQTTNVQNKTNYAK
- the LOC140717360 gene encoding dual specificity tyrosine-phosphorylation-regulated kinase 2-like isoform X5; protein product: MGVDGGCRAGDGRRLEAVERSPATMLSRKAAGPAQFGDDLYGSSLHVDQAEIQTSSIEKESPVGLPSLSSLTIGKSAMRELPTTCRSHVKVQHLFEDAGNKRSNAAVHHSESRTCRTVLPSLKDKCLDSSAVSKSDAVLLKSKNAMSPTQAMKLHMHKLTSFEHQEIFNYPEIYFMGLNAKKRQGVIGGSNNCGYDDDHAAYILLPHDHIAYRYEILKVIGKGSFGQVAKVYDHKTRQHLALKVVRNEKRFHRQATEEIRILEHLRKQDKNLQMNIIHMLENFTFRSHTCMTFELLSMNLYELIKRNKFQGFSLQLVRKFAHSILQCLEALHRNRIIHCDLKPENILLKQAGRSGIKVIDFGSSCYEHQRVFTYIQSRFYRAPEVILGTRYGMPIDMWSFGCILAELLTGYPLFPGEDEGDQLACIIELLGLPPQRMLDQCKRAKNFFNSKNQPRYCTTTTLPDNTVVLNGGRSRRGQRCS
- the LOC140717360 gene encoding dual specificity tyrosine-phosphorylation-regulated kinase 2-like isoform X2, which encodes MGVDGGCRAGDGRRLEAVERSPATMLSRKAAGPAQFGDDLYGSSLHVDQAEIQTSSIEKESPVGLPSLSSLTIGKSAMRELPTTCRSHVKVQHLFEDAGNKRSNAAVHHSESRTCRTVLPSLKDKCLDSSAVSKSDAVLLKSKNAMSPTQAMKLHMHKLTSFEHQEIFNYPEIYFMGLNAKKRQGVIGGSNNCGYDDDHAAYILLPHDHIAYRYEILKVIGKGSFGQVAKVYDHKTRQHLALKVVRNEKRFHRQATEEIRILEHLRKQDKNLQMNIIHMLENFTFRSHTCMTFELLSMNLYELIKRNKFQGFSLQLVRKFAHSILQCLEALHRNRIIHCDLKPENILLKQAGRSGIKVIDFGSSCYEHQRVFTYIQSRFYRAPEVILGTRYGMPIDMWSFGCILAELLTGYPLFPGEDEGDQLACIIELLGLPPQRMLDQCKRAKNFFNSKNQPRYCTTTTLPDNTVVLNGGRSRRVHFKKAETVPASAYPASRCLHFAVALKPLGGVLKM